One part of the Algibacter sp. L1A34 genome encodes these proteins:
- a CDS encoding rhomboid family intramembrane serine protease gives MGKLDLITIVIIAANVIISYKGFNDYAFFEKYKFNVGGIQRGEKIRFFSAGFLHVDMQHLLFNMVSFYFFAGSVVGSLGVVGFLAVYIGSLLVGNLLSLYFHKNEYHYSAVGASGAVSGIIYSAILFRPDMSLYLFFIPIPIPAYLFGIGYLLYSIYGMKNRVGNIGHDAHFGGAIGGYVITLLLVPTLFQTNPLMIGLLAFPIVLLFVMKKTGKI, from the coding sequence ATGGGGAAATTAGATTTAATAACTATTGTTATTATAGCAGCAAACGTGATTATATCTTACAAAGGTTTTAATGATTACGCCTTTTTTGAAAAATATAAATTTAATGTTGGAGGTATACAGCGTGGCGAGAAAATTAGGTTTTTTAGTGCAGGCTTTTTGCATGTAGATATGCAACACTTGCTGTTTAATATGGTATCGTTTTATTTTTTTGCAGGAAGTGTTGTCGGTTCTTTAGGTGTCGTAGGGTTTTTAGCGGTTTACATAGGTAGCCTTCTGGTTGGGAATTTATTGTCTCTTTATTTTCATAAAAATGAATATCATTATAGTGCTGTTGGTGCCAGTGGAGCAGTAAGTGGTATTATCTATTCAGCCATATTGTTTAGACCAGATATGAGCTTGTATCTGTTTTTTATACCAATTCCAATTCCAGCTTATCTTTTTGGTATTGGTTATTTATTGTATTCTATTTATGGTATGAAAAATAGAGTTGGTAATATTGGACACGATGCCCATTTTGGAGGAGCTATAGGTGGTTATGTAATAACTTTATTATTGGTACCAACGCTGTTTCAAACAAATCCGTTAATGATTGGTTTATTGGCTTTTCCTATTGTTTTATTATTTGTTATGAAAAAAACAGGAAAAATCTAA
- the ggt gene encoding gamma-glutamyltransferase, translated as MKNLIYTALLLLFFVSCKKTVETPKAEKQTGLITQKAMVVSARVEASKIGNDILKKGGNAFDAMAATELALAVAYPYAGNLGGGGFMVYRKANGETGAIDYREKAPMAATKNMYLDEGGNVIPDKSTLGALAVGVPGTVAGVFEVHKKLGSLPIEDILNPVIALAKKGVLVTEKQEKRIEHYQPLFKKANKDSILFDKAWKANDTIKYPNLAETLERILEHGKDGFYKGETAQALAKFIQDNGGIITEEDLANYEAKWRTPISFSYDDLKIISMSPPSSGGVCLAQIMKMIEPFHLEEYGHNSEKTIQVITEAERRAYADRSFYLGDPDFVKIPVKTLINEAYLGGRMNDFSFEKATSSKDVSHGNIAIIESDETTHYSIIDQFGNAISATTTLNGAYGSKLYCSELGFFLNNEMDDFSSKPGEPNMFGLIGAEANSIVPQKRMLSSMTPTIVEKNGELFMSVGTPGGATIITSVLQTILNVHEFNMTMQEAVNAPRFHHQWLPDEISMEPNSFDKTIIANLEKLGYSINEKDSPVIGKVDGILVLDDKTLEGGADYRGDDTAVGF; from the coding sequence ATGAAAAATTTAATATATACAGCACTTCTCCTTTTATTTTTTGTTTCCTGTAAAAAAACAGTTGAAACTCCTAAAGCAGAAAAGCAAACTGGTTTAATTACTCAAAAAGCTATGGTAGTTTCGGCCCGAGTTGAAGCTTCTAAAATAGGAAATGATATTCTTAAAAAAGGAGGAAACGCCTTTGATGCTATGGCTGCTACGGAACTTGCTTTAGCCGTTGCGTATCCATATGCCGGTAATCTTGGTGGTGGTGGTTTTATGGTGTACAGAAAGGCAAACGGAGAAACAGGAGCTATTGATTATCGGGAGAAAGCCCCCATGGCAGCTACAAAAAACATGTATTTAGATGAAGGAGGAAATGTGATTCCGGATAAAAGCACACTAGGCGCCTTGGCAGTTGGAGTACCAGGAACAGTAGCCGGAGTGTTTGAAGTTCATAAAAAATTAGGTTCTTTACCTATTGAAGATATTTTAAACCCTGTAATTGCATTAGCAAAGAAAGGTGTTTTGGTTACCGAAAAGCAAGAAAAACGTATTGAACATTACCAGCCATTATTTAAAAAAGCAAATAAAGATTCTATTCTTTTTGATAAAGCTTGGAAGGCAAACGACACCATTAAATACCCGAATTTAGCTGAAACTCTAGAACGTATTTTAGAACATGGAAAAGATGGGTTTTATAAAGGCGAAACGGCTCAAGCATTAGCGAAATTTATTCAAGATAATGGAGGTATAATTACTGAAGAAGATTTAGCAAACTATGAAGCTAAATGGCGTACACCTATTAGTTTTTCTTATGATGATTTAAAAATTATTTCAATGTCACCACCATCGAGTGGAGGCGTTTGCTTAGCACAAATAATGAAAATGATAGAACCTTTTCATCTTGAAGAATACGGTCATAATTCTGAAAAAACCATTCAAGTAATTACAGAAGCTGAACGTCGCGCTTATGCCGATAGAAGTTTTTATTTAGGTGATCCTGATTTTGTTAAGATCCCAGTTAAAACATTAATTAATGAAGCTTATTTGGGAGGAAGAATGAATGATTTTTCGTTTGAAAAAGCAACGTCTTCCAAAGATGTTTCTCATGGAAATATTGCTATTATTGAAAGTGATGAAACCACGCACTACTCTATTATAGATCAATTCGGAAACGCCATTTCTGCAACCACAACATTAAATGGTGCTTATGGTTCTAAACTGTATTGTTCGGAACTAGGGTTTTTCTTAAACAACGAAATGGACGATTTTAGTAGCAAACCAGGAGAACCTAATATGTTCGGACTTATCGGAGCCGAAGCAAATAGCATTGTACCCCAAAAACGTATGTTAAGTTCTATGACACCAACAATTGTTGAGAAAAACGGGGAGTTATTTATGTCTGTTGGTACACCAGGAGGTGCTACCATAATCACATCGGTTTTACAAACTATTTTAAATGTTCACGAATTCAATATGACCATGCAAGAAGCAGTAAACGCGCCACGTTTTCACCACCAATGGTTGCCAGATGAAATTAGCATGGAACCGAATTCTTTCGATAAAACTATAATTGCAAACCTTGAAAAATTAGGGTATTCCATTAATGAAAAAGATTCTCCTGTAATAGGAAAAGTAGATGGAATTCTTGTTTTAGATGATAAAACGTTGGAAGGAGGCGCAGATTATCGTGGAGATGATACCGCGGTTGGGTTTTAA
- the glmM gene encoding phosphoglucosamine mutase, whose amino-acid sequence MTLIKSISGIRGTIGGQVGDNLTPIDAVKFASAYGVWLKENRVKENYKVVVGRDARISGKMMQNLVMNTLIGLGIDVVDLGLSTTPTVEVAVTLEHADGGIILTASHNPKQWNALKLLNEKGEFLDAIEGAKILNIAESDTMNFAEVDDLGKITKNKAYIDLHIIEVLDLDLVTVKAIEEEKFKVVVDGVNSTGGIAIPLLLERLGVEVVKLYCEPNGEFPHNPEPLKEHLTDLSEEVKKHNADFGIVVDPDVDRLAFMDENGDMFGEEYTLVACADYVLSKTPGNTVSNMSSTRALRDVTEKYGGTYEASAVGEVNVVNLMKKNNVVIGGEGNGGIIYPKSHYGRDALIGVALFLSLLAERRVPVSALRATYPDYFMSKKKIQLTPGLDVDGILKEIETRYQNEQLTTIDGVKIDFSESWAHLRKSNTEPIIRIYTEAKSQIEADTLADKFIEEIGAIAKL is encoded by the coding sequence ATGACACTAATAAAATCAATTTCTGGAATCCGAGGGACCATTGGCGGACAAGTAGGTGATAATTTAACACCTATAGATGCTGTTAAATTTGCATCGGCTTATGGCGTTTGGCTCAAGGAAAACCGTGTAAAAGAAAATTATAAAGTAGTTGTTGGTCGTGATGCTCGTATTTCGGGTAAAATGATGCAAAACCTAGTAATGAATACACTTATTGGTTTGGGGATAGATGTAGTAGATTTAGGTCTTTCTACAACACCAACCGTTGAAGTAGCAGTAACTTTAGAGCATGCCGATGGTGGTATTATTTTGACAGCAAGCCATAACCCAAAACAATGGAATGCCTTAAAATTATTGAATGAAAAAGGTGAGTTTTTAGACGCTATTGAAGGTGCGAAAATATTGAATATAGCAGAAAGTGATACGATGAACTTTGCTGAGGTTGATGATTTAGGGAAAATTACAAAAAATAAGGCTTATATCGATTTACATATTATTGAAGTGCTAGATTTAGATTTAGTTACAGTAAAAGCAATTGAAGAAGAAAAATTTAAAGTTGTTGTAGATGGTGTTAATTCTACTGGAGGTATTGCTATTCCTTTGCTTTTAGAGCGTTTGGGAGTTGAGGTTGTAAAACTTTATTGTGAGCCAAATGGTGAATTTCCACATAATCCAGAACCATTAAAAGAACATTTAACGGATTTATCTGAAGAGGTTAAAAAACACAATGCCGATTTTGGAATTGTAGTAGATCCAGATGTAGATCGTTTAGCCTTTATGGACGAAAACGGTGATATGTTTGGTGAAGAGTATACGCTTGTAGCTTGTGCCGATTATGTGCTAAGTAAAACACCAGGGAATACCGTGAGTAACATGAGTTCTACTCGAGCATTACGCGATGTTACCGAAAAATATGGTGGTACTTACGAAGCGAGTGCAGTAGGTGAAGTGAATGTTGTTAATTTGATGAAAAAGAATAACGTCGTTATTGGTGGTGAAGGTAACGGTGGTATTATTTACCCAAAATCGCATTACGGTCGTGATGCACTTATTGGTGTGGCGTTATTTTTAAGCTTATTAGCCGAAAGGCGAGTACCTGTAAGTGCTCTAAGAGCAACATATCCAGACTACTTTATGAGTAAAAAGAAAATTCAATTAACACCGGGTTTAGATGTTGATGGCATTTTAAAAGAAATTGAAACACGTTACCAAAACGAACAGTTAACCACAATAGATGGTGTTAAAATTGATTTTTCTGAAAGTTGGGCACATTTACGTAAAAGTAATACAGAACCTATAATTAGAATTTATACAGAAGCAAAATCTCAAATTGAAGCTGATACTTTAGCCGATAAATTTATTGAAGAAATAGGTGCTATTGCTAAATTGTAA
- a CDS encoding lysophospholipid acyltransferase family protein, with the protein MQLLAYIILYPFLWLISILPFKLLYVVSDGVYVLIYYIIGYRKKVVASNLRLAFPDKSDRELAVIQKKFYHHLCDMILEAIKSITISEAEIKKRYVFTNLEEIYKLEKENKSIILLMGHYASWEWIFILQAHVNHKGYAVYKQLSNKYFDALVKRIRAKYNSHLITTKETVPTLLRAKLNKELTLNGFVFDQSPKANKAIHWQNFMGVKAPVHVGAEVLAKRLDMATLFLKVKKVKRGYYEATFMDIIKNTKDLKDFVIIDAALKRVEEQIYEAPEYYLWTHKRWKHKDKVPKEFL; encoded by the coding sequence ATGCAATTATTAGCCTATATTATTCTTTATCCATTTTTATGGTTAATTTCTATATTGCCTTTTAAATTACTCTATGTCGTTTCCGATGGCGTATACGTACTAATCTACTATATTATAGGCTATCGTAAAAAAGTAGTTGCCAGCAACTTAAGACTCGCTTTTCCGGATAAATCAGACCGCGAACTTGCTGTAATTCAAAAAAAATTCTATCATCATTTATGTGATATGATTTTAGAAGCTATTAAATCTATTACCATTTCGGAAGCTGAAATTAAAAAACGCTATGTTTTCACTAATTTGGAAGAAATATATAAACTTGAAAAAGAAAATAAAAGCATAATACTTCTTATGGGGCATTATGCCAGTTGGGAATGGATTTTTATTTTGCAAGCCCATGTAAACCATAAAGGATACGCTGTTTACAAGCAACTAAGCAATAAATACTTTGATGCTTTAGTAAAACGAATTCGTGCCAAATATAACAGCCATTTAATAACTACAAAAGAAACTGTACCAACACTTTTAAGAGCGAAGTTAAATAAAGAATTAACACTTAATGGCTTTGTTTTCGACCAGTCTCCAAAAGCAAACAAAGCTATACATTGGCAAAACTTTATGGGTGTAAAAGCTCCTGTACATGTTGGAGCCGAAGTACTTGCTAAACGTTTAGATATGGCAACCCTATTTCTAAAAGTAAAAAAAGTAAAACGTGGCTATTATGAAGCGACGTTTATGGATATTATAAAAAACACCAAAGATTTAAAAGATTTTGTTATTATTGATGCTGCATTAAAACGTGTTGAAGAACAAATTTACGAAGCACCCGAATATTATTTATGGACACATAAACGTTGGAAACACAAGGACAAAGTTCCTAAAGAGTTTTTGTAA
- a CDS encoding ACP phosphodiesterase translates to MNYLAHIYLSGDNDLVTVGNFIADGIKGKDYKKFPKDIQIGILLHRNIDTYTDAHKTVRLSTKRLHENYGHYSGVIVDILYDHFLAKNWSKYSDTPLGGYVDTFYDSLEEHYNVLPARIQKMMPYMMSDNWLLSYASIEGISKVLDGMNRRTKNRSGMDKAVHELEVFYKEFETEFSSFFDELIAFSKEKLNELNETIL, encoded by the coding sequence ATGAACTATTTAGCACATATTTATCTTTCAGGGGATAACGACTTAGTAACCGTCGGAAATTTTATTGCCGATGGTATTAAAGGAAAAGATTATAAAAAATTCCCAAAAGACATCCAAATCGGTATTTTGTTACACCGAAATATTGATACTTATACAGATGCTCACAAAACGGTTAGGCTAAGTACAAAGCGACTTCATGAAAATTACGGACATTATTCGGGAGTGATTGTTGATATACTTTACGACCATTTTTTAGCTAAAAATTGGAGTAAATATTCCGATACTCCTTTAGGTGGATATGTAGATACTTTTTATGATTCTTTAGAAGAACATTACAATGTACTTCCCGCGAGAATCCAGAAAATGATGCCTTACATGATGAGTGATAACTGGTTGTTAAGCTATGCGTCTATCGAAGGAATTTCAAAAGTTTTGGATGGAATGAACCGGCGCACAAAAAACAGATCGGGAATGGATAAAGCCGTGCATGAACTTGAAGTTTTTTACAAAGAATTTGAAACTGAATTTTCTTCCTTTTTTGATGAACTCATTGCTTTTTCAAAAGAAAAATTAAACGAACTTAACGAAACCATTTTATGA
- a CDS encoding T9SS type B sorting domain-containing protein produces the protein MKNKYLLLLFLVFLTIFNGDISNVFALNTDNIHSLNNSEISGYTMNLTAKGEECAGDGNIQIEINGSEIGATFEFLVYDTSDLTTPINSETVFEGPISSADFTTNITTINSGTYIIRATETIGATDTIIEQVITVANNIVPITFDAIQESACLGTINVLLNSGNVLEYRVKQAGVLIETITQAQIDAGTESTFTNLAFGDYTIEVEDVCGNIVVQGINLIDLAPTYTNPYVFNNNIDDEDCSQTKLFIYVLEELSTGSITNDLDENFYPFDVTITYDDDADGNDTVMTDTWTSNNENGAYYNLPTQDTSYSVTTQITNVCGSVVYLSTVDFSGPPKLNVIPRTTQECGGQRLRFSDFANFAFPMIIEVLSAPAAFDLNNDPNLYNSIFPVGSNISDPIPNANTLYFGHYNLSLPDGSYTFAFKDNCGRQVNKTINVVTDNSPRELSIRTREGCGATGNLEINVTKQGTSDTTSAAGFNSVTITSAPANYTGPLTIDIATSTVNNFYGDFIYLYDLPAGDYTFDVETTCGYSLTGSKTINGVLFKDVDATITSFCGSFNLNLTATFNITNPTFVLQKFNTTDGVWANINSATAELTNYVDNTYLYQDSNTSVILTNTQNNYGQFITDSGFINNVTGSGLFRIYYSFLRTSEQERCYNTLQEFTIGDNNITLVDFSVIDCGNGTNDLLIDALGVNLNYELISKDGVALSPAIDNGNDPVFTGLTPGLYEVQISDDCGAISNFVINANKSQLSVIKPYNLCVGENGFLTTNALSIIDVTWTKDGDPSFSATGNTLNFTPYSATDTGTYNAILSYSANPSSCANQTLSYTVTSAPPIAGNGQTVDIAFIDTTLENLFDYINGPYDNFGIWTETTATPSGTLNDNLWDATGLEAGTYTFDYVVDTGCNGIDSTTVTINILESDLTAIDNSVLDICPSTIYNNLLNVLDNDTYGQQPLVQTDFLVTTETADPENVITIDAMGNIDVNNTSLPGQTYTLEYKITETTNTDNFDTAFLTVTIKSISESVAPTFSTAPTQVQCYDDIPSSTILSQTEFETLGNADGLINNNNCGLIEITAANSLDTGNCNQTVTRTYTVIEYLDNNNDNIYNTGDTLFYETISTENYLVNDTVAPSLTGTIAETTIAKCSVSDADTAVTTVPELELMGLTITDSCSNDNDLIVTSDDTVTGTNPIVITRTYTIKDRCDNATSTIQIINIEDNESPTINCAIDITIDTDTGLCTASNVNLGNITAVDNCTVASLTNNAPTVFPTGDTTITWTAIDGVGNTSTCEQIVTIEDNESPTFTAPDDIEIFSDINSNYDININITGDVLDEIDNCSTEIQATFIDTIVDGECPGSKIITRTWSLEDTNGNSAIDQIQTITVLNDTILANQNLETYSVCDNTPETDNNTKNNTTVFDLSIQDNNVLNGLDNIIYSVSYYPTFEDAEQKSNTLPNLYENTINPQTIYARVDNNSPGSTCYAITELGLMVESLPYIQLEESYLICVDTNGIAIDDSTVINIPLNKPEYSFSWYYNGIIIPNETEPSLTPNQSGEYNLIVTDMVSPFVCSNNYTIIVEASAPPQLSYELTPAFANLHDVTVTATASEISTITTNHTFSLNDGSPQLGTINSDGTSSYTFTNIKPGYNVVTANNIDGCGENSIEILVIDYPLYFTPNSDGYNDTWNIYSIDTQPDALIYVYDRYGRLLKQLKPTGRGWDGTYNGNLMPTNDYWFNVEYREPKTNEKKTMRAHFTLKR, from the coding sequence ATGAAAAACAAATACCTACTACTGCTTTTTTTAGTGTTTTTAACAATATTCAATGGCGATATATCTAATGTGTTCGCATTAAACACAGATAATATACATTCACTAAATAACTCTGAAATTTCTGGTTACACCATGAATCTTACTGCTAAAGGAGAAGAGTGCGCGGGAGACGGAAACATCCAAATAGAAATCAATGGTTCTGAAATAGGCGCTACTTTTGAGTTTTTAGTTTATGACACCTCAGATTTAACAACACCAATAAATAGTGAAACAGTATTTGAAGGACCAATTAGTTCTGCTGACTTTACAACCAATATAACAACTATAAATAGTGGCACCTATATTATAAGAGCAACTGAAACCATTGGAGCTACTGATACAATAATAGAACAAGTAATTACAGTCGCTAATAATATTGTACCTATTACTTTTGACGCCATCCAGGAAAGTGCTTGTTTAGGAACTATCAATGTATTATTAAACTCTGGTAATGTTTTAGAATATAGAGTTAAACAAGCTGGTGTATTAATTGAAACCATTACTCAGGCTCAAATAGACGCTGGTACTGAAAGTACGTTTACAAATTTAGCCTTTGGAGACTACACCATTGAAGTTGAAGATGTTTGTGGCAACATAGTAGTTCAAGGAATTAATTTAATAGACCTAGCCCCTACTTATACAAACCCTTATGTATTTAATAATAATATTGATGACGAAGATTGCTCGCAAACAAAACTTTTTATTTATGTATTGGAAGAATTAAGCACAGGAAGTATAACAAATGATCTTGATGAAAACTTTTATCCTTTTGATGTAACAATAACTTATGATGATGATGCCGATGGAAATGATACAGTGATGACTGATACCTGGACCTCCAACAATGAAAATGGGGCCTATTATAATCTTCCAACACAAGACACATCATATTCAGTGACAACACAAATAACAAATGTGTGTGGTAGCGTTGTTTATTTAAGTACTGTTGATTTTTCTGGTCCACCAAAATTAAATGTTATTCCGCGAACAACTCAAGAATGTGGAGGACAGCGTCTGAGGTTTTCCGATTTTGCAAACTTTGCATTTCCAATGATTATTGAGGTTTTATCTGCACCAGCCGCTTTCGATCTAAATAATGATCCAAACCTTTATAACTCTATTTTTCCTGTTGGATCTAATATTTCTGATCCAATTCCCAACGCTAACACTTTATATTTTGGTCACTACAACTTAAGCCTTCCTGATGGAAGTTACACTTTTGCATTTAAAGACAACTGTGGTCGCCAAGTAAATAAAACTATAAACGTTGTAACCGATAACAGCCCAAGAGAATTAAGTATTAGAACCAGAGAAGGTTGTGGTGCAACAGGTAATTTAGAAATAAATGTAACAAAGCAAGGAACTTCTGATACAACTTCAGCTGCTGGCTTTAACAGCGTAACTATTACCTCTGCACCTGCAAACTACACAGGGCCACTAACAATAGACATAGCAACATCTACTGTTAATAATTTTTATGGAGATTTCATATATCTTTATGATTTACCTGCAGGTGATTATACTTTTGATGTAGAAACAACATGCGGCTATTCTTTAACTGGCTCCAAAACTATCAATGGAGTTCTTTTTAAAGATGTGGACGCCACGATTACATCATTTTGTGGTAGCTTTAATCTTAATCTAACTGCGACATTTAATATAACCAATCCAACCTTTGTTCTTCAAAAATTTAACACTACAGATGGCGTTTGGGCAAATATTAATAGTGCTACTGCCGAGTTAACTAATTATGTAGATAACACATATTTATACCAAGATAGCAACACCTCTGTTATATTAACTAATACTCAAAATAACTATGGGCAATTCATAACTGATAGTGGTTTTATTAATAATGTTACCGGATCTGGATTATTTAGAATTTATTATTCTTTTTTAAGAACTAGTGAGCAAGAACGTTGCTATAACACGCTTCAAGAATTTACAATTGGTGATAATAACATTACGCTTGTTGATTTTTCTGTAATCGATTGTGGAAATGGCACTAATGATTTATTAATTGATGCATTAGGTGTCAATTTAAATTATGAGTTAATAAGTAAAGATGGAGTTGCACTTAGCCCTGCTATTGATAATGGTAACGATCCTGTGTTTACAGGCTTAACACCTGGTCTATACGAGGTACAAATAAGTGATGATTGTGGCGCTATAAGTAATTTTGTTATTAATGCTAACAAATCTCAATTATCTGTCATAAAGCCCTACAACTTGTGTGTTGGAGAAAATGGTTTTCTTACTACTAATGCTTTATCAATTATTGATGTTACATGGACCAAAGATGGAGACCCTAGTTTTTCTGCTACTGGAAATACTTTAAATTTCACACCATACTCTGCTACAGATACTGGTACATATAATGCAATTCTAAGCTATAGTGCTAATCCAAGTTCTTGTGCTAACCAAACCTTAAGTTATACTGTTACTAGTGCACCACCTATTGCAGGTAATGGGCAAACTGTAGATATCGCATTTATAGATACTACTCTAGAAAATTTATTTGACTACATTAATGGTCCTTATGATAATTTTGGAATCTGGACAGAAACTACTGCAACACCTTCAGGCACTTTAAATGATAATTTATGGGATGCAACTGGATTAGAGGCCGGAACTTACACTTTTGATTATGTTGTTGATACTGGTTGCAATGGTATAGATAGCACTACAGTAACTATAAACATATTAGAAAGCGATTTAACAGCTATTGACAATTCTGTTTTAGATATCTGCCCATCAACAATTTACAACAACCTTTTAAATGTGTTAGATAATGACACCTACGGTCAACAGCCATTAGTACAAACCGATTTTTTAGTAACTACAGAAACTGCAGATCCGGAAAATGTAATTACCATAGATGCCATGGGAAATATAGATGTGAATAACACCAGTTTACCTGGACAAACTTACACATTAGAATACAAAATTACAGAAACAACAAATACTGATAACTTTGATACAGCATTCTTAACCGTAACTATAAAATCCATTTCTGAATCGGTTGCTCCAACTTTTTCTACAGCCCCAACACAAGTTCAATGTTATGATGACATACCATCGAGCACTATTTTAAGTCAAACAGAATTTGAAACTTTAGGAAATGCCGATGGCTTAATTAACAATAATAATTGTGGCCTAATAGAAATCACAGCAGCAAATAGTCTAGATACTGGTAATTGTAATCAAACCGTAACCCGAACCTATACTGTAATAGAATACTTAGACAACAATAATGATAACATTTATAATACTGGAGACACTTTATTCTATGAAACAATTTCTACTGAAAACTACTTAGTAAACGATACCGTGGCTCCTAGTTTAACCGGTACAATAGCAGAAACAACAATAGCAAAATGCTCTGTTAGCGATGCCGACACAGCAGTAACTACCGTACCTGAGTTAGAACTCATGGGATTAACAATTACAGATTCATGTAGCAATGATAACGATTTAATTGTAACAAGCGATGACACAGTTACCGGTACCAACCCAATTGTAATAACAAGAACTTATACCATTAAAGATCGTTGCGACAACGCTACTAGTACCATACAAATAATAAATATAGAGGATAACGAAAGCCCAACTATTAATTGCGCTATTGACATAACAATAGATACAGATACTGGATTATGCACTGCTAGCAATGTAAATTTAGGAAACATAACAGCTGTAGATAACTGTACTGTTGCTAGTTTAACAAATAACGCTCCTACAGTTTTTCCTACTGGAGATACTACAATAACTTGGACGGCAATAGATGGAGTTGGAAACACCAGTACTTGCGAACAAATTGTTACTATAGAAGATAACGAAAGTCCGACATTTACTGCTCCAGATGATATTGAAATTTTTTCAGACATTAACTCTAACTATGATATTAATATTAATATTACTGGCGATGTATTAGATGAAATAGATAATTGCTCTACAGAAATTCAAGCCACTTTTATAGACACTATTGTTGACGGCGAATGTCCTGGTTCTAAAATTATTACTAGAACATGGAGTTTAGAAGATACTAATGGTAATTCGGCTATAGATCAAATACAAACTATTACAGTCTTAAACGATACTATTCTAGCAAATCAAAATTTAGAAACTTATAGCGTTTGCGATAACACCCCTGAAACAGATAACAATACTAAGAACAATACCACTGTTTTCGATTTAAGCATCCAAGACAACAATGTTCTAAACGGGTTAGATAATATTATATATTCTGTTAGTTATTATCCGACTTTTGAAGATGCAGAACAAAAATCAAATACTCTACCTAATCTTTACGAAAACACAATTAATCCTCAAACTATATATGCGCGAGTAGACAATAATTCACCGGGAAGCACCTGTTATGCCATTACCGAACTTGGCTTAATGGTAGAAAGTTTACCATATATTCAATTAGAAGAATCATACTTAATATGTGTTGATACCAACGGCATTGCAATTGATGATTCTACTGTAATAAATATTCCTTTAAATAAACCGGAATATAGCTTTTCTTGGTATTACAACGGTATAATTATACCAAACGAAACGGAACCATCACTAACACCAAATCAAAGTGGTGAATACAATCTTATTGTAACCGATATGGTTAGCCCTTTCGTGTGCTCCAATAACTATACAATTATAGTTGAGGCAAGTGCACCACCCCAATTAAGCTACGAGTTAACACCTGCATTTGCAAACCTTCATGATGTAACAGTAACCGCGACTGCTTCTGAAATTAGCACAATAACAACAAATCATACATTTAGTTTAAACGATGGATCCCCTCAATTAGGTACAATTAATAGTGATGGTACTTCAAGCTACACTTTCACAAATATTAAACCTGGTTACAATGTTGTAACAGCTAATAATATCGACGGATGTGGTGAAAACAGTATTGAGATATTGGTTATAGATTACCCACTATACTTCACACCAAATAGTGATGGCTATAACGATACCTGGAACATTTATTCCATAGATACTCAACCCGATGCTCTAATTTATGTTTACGATCGTTACGGAAGGTTATTAAAACAACTAAAACCTACAGGTAGAGGATGGGACGGCACTTATAATGGTAATTTAATGCCTACAAACGATTATTGGTTTAATGTAGAGTATAGAGAACCAAAAACAAATGAGAAAAAAACTATGAGGGCCCACTTCACACTTAAAAGATAA